In Ipomoea triloba cultivar NCNSP0323 chromosome 7, ASM357664v1, a single genomic region encodes these proteins:
- the LOC116023984 gene encoding glutathione S-transferase U18-like: MAATTGEVKVLGTWWSPFALRTMIALNLKSVGYELIEETFVPKSELLLKLNPVFKKIPVLIHNDKPISESLITVQYINDVWTSGPSIVPTDPYDRAIASFWSCYIDDQLVSNLRAISAAAGDLEAKKAAIDKLVEGLVLLEEAFKSISNDKKFFGGDTIGNLDIALGSFIGWFKVVEAFNDGVKLFDETKVPGLVKWAEDFVDDSAVKDVFPVIDKLVEFARVFLSKTTQSS; encoded by the exons ATGGCTGCAACAACCGGGGAAGTTAAGGTTTTGGGAACATGGTGGAGCCCTTTCGCGCTACGCACCATGATTGCTCTCAACCTTAAGTCTGTCGGTTATGAGTTGATTGAGGAGACGTTTGTACCTAAGAGTGAACTTCTCCTTAAACTAAACCCGGTTTTCAAGAAAATCCCAGTTCTCATCCATAACGATAAGCCCATTTCCGAGTCTCTCATCACTGTTCAGTACATCAATGATGTTTGGACTTCTGGGCCTTCCATTGTTCCCACCGATCCTTATGATCGTGCCATCGCTAGCTTTTGGTCATGTTATATTGATGATCAG TTGGTCTCAAATTTGCGTGCAATATCGGCTGCGGCGGGTGATTTGGAAGCCAAGAAGGCTGCAATAGACAAGCTAGTTGAAGGGCTAGTGTTGTTGGAGGAAGCCTTCAAGAGCATAAGCAATGACAAGAAGTTCTTTGGTGGAGACACCATAGGAAACTTGGACATTGCATTGGGCAGCTTCATAGGATGGTTTAAGGTTGTGGAGGCGTTTAATGATGGCGTCAAATTGTTTGATGAAACTAAGGTTCCCGGTTTGGTGAAATGGGCTGAAGATTTCGTTGATGATAGTGCGGTTAAGGATGTGTTCCCTGTTATTGACAAGTTGGTTGAGTTTGCAAGGGTGTTCTTGAGCAAAACAACACAATCTTCTTAG